The proteins below come from a single Stomoxys calcitrans chromosome 1, idStoCalc2.1, whole genome shotgun sequence genomic window:
- the LOC106086946 gene encoding splicing factor 3B subunit 3 isoform X2 encodes MYLYNLTLQKATGVTHAVHGNFSGGKQQEVLVSRGKTLELVRPDSNTGKVHTVLSTEVFGCVRSLMAFRLTGGNKDYIVVGSDSGRIVILEYNPTKNCLDKVHQETFGKSGCRRIVPGQYLAIDPKGRAVMIGAVEKQKLAYILNRDAQARLTISSPLEAHKSNTFTYHMVGVDVGFDNPMFACLEIDYEEADNDPTGDAAERTQQTLTFYELDLGLNHVVRKYSEPLEEHANFLISVPGGNDGPSGVLICSENYLTYKNLGDQHDIRCPIPRRRNDLDDPERGMIFICSATHRTKSMYFFLVQTEQGDIFKVTLETDDDVVSEIKLKYFDTVPPAVSMCVLKTGFLFVACEFGNHYLYQIAHLGDDDDEPEFSSAMPLEEGETFFFAPRPLKNLIMVDELPSFAPIISSHVADLANEDTPQLYVLCGRGPRSSLRVLRHGLEVSEMAVSELPGNPNAVWTVKKRIDGA; translated from the exons ATGTATTTGTACAATCTAACTCTTCAAAAGGCCACGGGTGTTACCCATGCCGTCCATGGCAACTTTTCGGGAGGTAAGCAGCAAGAAGTCCTAGTTTCTCGTGGCAAAACCTTGGAACTAGTAAGGCCCGACTCCAATACCGGCAAAGTACATACAGTATTATCCACTGAAGTTTTTGGTTGCGTAAGATCATTAATGGCATTCCGTTTGACTGGAGGAAATAAAG ATTACATAGTTGTGGGTTCCGATTCTGGGCGCATTGTTATACTTGAATACAATCCTACCAAGAATTGCTTGGATAAAGTACATCAGGAAACATTTGGCAAATCAGGATGTCGTCGCATTGTTCCTGGTCAATATTTGGCGATCGATCCCAAAGGACGTGCCGTTATGATTGGCGCTGTAGAGAAACAAAAACTGGCCTATATACTTAATAGAGATGCTCAAGCTCGTTTAACAATATCTTCACCATTAGAAGCCCACAAATCGAATACTTTCACATACCACATGGTTGGAGTTGATGTTGGATTTGATAATCCCATGTTTGCCTGTCTGGAAATTGACTATGAAGAAGCTGATAATGATCCAACAG GCGATGCAGCTGAACGTACTCAACAAACATTGACATTTTATGAATTGGATTTGGGATTGAATCATGTTGTACGCAAGTACTCGGAGCCTCTGGAAGAACATGCAAATTTTCTTATCTCGGTTCCTGGAGGTAATGATGGCCCTTCGGGTGTACTCATTTGCTCCGAGAATTATTTGACATATAAGAATTTGGGCGATCAACACGATATTCGTTGTCCAATACCAAGACGTCGCAACGATTTAGATGATCCTGAGCGTGGCATGATATTCATATGCTCAGCCACACATCGCACCAAAAGCATGTATTTCTTCTTGGTACAGACCGAACAAGGCGATATATTTAAGGTCACTCTTGAAACCGATGACGATGTAGTGTCCGAGATCAAATTGAAGTATTTCGATACTGTGCCCCCAGCCGTCTCAATGTGTGTTTTAAAAACTGGCTTCCTTTTTGTGGCCTGTGAATTTGGCAATCA TTATTTGTATCAAATAGCCCATTTGggcgatgacgatgatgagCCCGAGTTTAGCTCAGCCATGCCTTTGGAGGAGGGTGAAACATTCTTTTTCGCACCACGTCCTTTGAAAAATCTTATAATGGTCGATGAATTGCCCTCATTTGCTCCAATTATTTCTTCACATGTGGCGGATTTAGCCAACGAGGACACACCCCAATTATATGTGCTATGTGGCCGGGGTCCTCGTTCATCTTTGCGTGTATTACGTCACGGTTTAGAGGTGTCTGAGATGGCTGTATCTGAGCTTCCCGGTAATCCAAATGCCGTATGGACGGTTAAAAAACGTATTGATG GCGCTTGA
- the LOC106086946 gene encoding splicing factor 3B subunit 3 isoform X1 has product MYLYNLTLQKATGVTHAVHGNFSGGKQQEVLVSRGKTLELVRPDSNTGKVHTVLSTEVFGCVRSLMAFRLTGGNKDYIVVGSDSGRIVILEYNPTKNCLDKVHQETFGKSGCRRIVPGQYLAIDPKGRAVMIGAVEKQKLAYILNRDAQARLTISSPLEAHKSNTFTYHMVGVDVGFDNPMFACLEIDYEEADNDPTGDAAERTQQTLTFYELDLGLNHVVRKYSEPLEEHANFLISVPGGNDGPSGVLICSENYLTYKNLGDQHDIRCPIPRRRNDLDDPERGMIFICSATHRTKSMYFFLVQTEQGDIFKVTLETDDDVVSEIKLKYFDTVPPAVSMCVLKTGFLFVACEFGNHYLYQIAHLGDDDDEPEFSSAMPLEEGETFFFAPRPLKNLIMVDELPSFAPIISSHVADLANEDTPQLYVLCGRGPRSSLRVLRHGLEVSEMAVSELPGNPNAVWTVKKRIDDEFDAYIIVSFVNATLVLSIGETVEEVTDSGFLGTTPTLCCAALGEDALVQVYPDGIRHIRSDKRVNEWRAPGKKSITKCAVNQRQVVITLSGRELVYFEMDATGELNEYTERSEMPAEIMCMALGTVPEGEQRSWFLAVGLSDNTVRIISLDPNDCLTPCSMQALPSPAESLCLVEMGHTESSTSPNDDNERPNAAPTKGTIYLNIGLSNGVLLRTVLDPVSGDLADTRTRYLGSRPVKLFRIRMQGSEAVLAMSSRSWLSYYYQNRFHLTPLSYETLEYASGFSSEQCSEGIVAISTNTLRILALEKLGAVFNQVSFGLEYTPRVFVIHPDTSRMIIAETDHNAYTEDTKNARKQQMAEEMRMAAGDEERELANEMANAFINEVLPEEIFSAPKAGVGLWASQIRAIDPIQGQTLFKIPLTQNEAILSMAILKFAVAQDGRYYLAVGIAKELMLNPRITNGGYIDVYKIDPTCSSLEFMHRTELDEVPGALCAFQGRLLAGCGRILRIYDYGKKKLLRKCENKHIPYQIVNIQAMGHRVYVSDVQESVFFLRYKRAENQLIIFADDTHPRWVTATTLLDYDTIAIGDKFGNMCIQRLPHSVTDDVDEDPTGTKSLWDRGLLSGASQKSENISTYNVGEIIMSLQKATLIPGGSEAMIYTTLSGTVGAFVPFTSREDFDFFQHLEMHMRNENPPLCGRDHLSYRSAYYPVKNVIDGDLCEQYLSIDPSKQKTIAADMFRTPNQVCKKLEDIRTRYAF; this is encoded by the exons ATGTATTTGTACAATCTAACTCTTCAAAAGGCCACGGGTGTTACCCATGCCGTCCATGGCAACTTTTCGGGAGGTAAGCAGCAAGAAGTCCTAGTTTCTCGTGGCAAAACCTTGGAACTAGTAAGGCCCGACTCCAATACCGGCAAAGTACATACAGTATTATCCACTGAAGTTTTTGGTTGCGTAAGATCATTAATGGCATTCCGTTTGACTGGAGGAAATAAAG ATTACATAGTTGTGGGTTCCGATTCTGGGCGCATTGTTATACTTGAATACAATCCTACCAAGAATTGCTTGGATAAAGTACATCAGGAAACATTTGGCAAATCAGGATGTCGTCGCATTGTTCCTGGTCAATATTTGGCGATCGATCCCAAAGGACGTGCCGTTATGATTGGCGCTGTAGAGAAACAAAAACTGGCCTATATACTTAATAGAGATGCTCAAGCTCGTTTAACAATATCTTCACCATTAGAAGCCCACAAATCGAATACTTTCACATACCACATGGTTGGAGTTGATGTTGGATTTGATAATCCCATGTTTGCCTGTCTGGAAATTGACTATGAAGAAGCTGATAATGATCCAACAG GCGATGCAGCTGAACGTACTCAACAAACATTGACATTTTATGAATTGGATTTGGGATTGAATCATGTTGTACGCAAGTACTCGGAGCCTCTGGAAGAACATGCAAATTTTCTTATCTCGGTTCCTGGAGGTAATGATGGCCCTTCGGGTGTACTCATTTGCTCCGAGAATTATTTGACATATAAGAATTTGGGCGATCAACACGATATTCGTTGTCCAATACCAAGACGTCGCAACGATTTAGATGATCCTGAGCGTGGCATGATATTCATATGCTCAGCCACACATCGCACCAAAAGCATGTATTTCTTCTTGGTACAGACCGAACAAGGCGATATATTTAAGGTCACTCTTGAAACCGATGACGATGTAGTGTCCGAGATCAAATTGAAGTATTTCGATACTGTGCCCCCAGCCGTCTCAATGTGTGTTTTAAAAACTGGCTTCCTTTTTGTGGCCTGTGAATTTGGCAATCA TTATTTGTATCAAATAGCCCATTTGggcgatgacgatgatgagCCCGAGTTTAGCTCAGCCATGCCTTTGGAGGAGGGTGAAACATTCTTTTTCGCACCACGTCCTTTGAAAAATCTTATAATGGTCGATGAATTGCCCTCATTTGCTCCAATTATTTCTTCACATGTGGCGGATTTAGCCAACGAGGACACACCCCAATTATATGTGCTATGTGGCCGGGGTCCTCGTTCATCTTTGCGTGTATTACGTCACGGTTTAGAGGTGTCTGAGATGGCTGTATCTGAGCTTCCCGGTAATCCAAATGCCGTATGGACGGTTAAAAAACGTATTGATG ATGAATTCGATGCTTATATTATTGTGTCATTCGTAAATGCCACTTTGGTCTTGAGCATTGGTGAGACGGTAGAGGAAGTTACGGATAGTGGATTTTTGGGCACCACACCCACATTGTGTTGTGCAGCATTGGGAGAAGATGCTTTGGTGCAGGTATACCCAGACGGTATACGGCATATACGATCTGATAAACGTGTCAACGAATGGCGGGCCCCTGGCAAGAAATCCATCACAAAATGTGCCGTCAATCAAAGACAGGTGGTCATAACGCTATCAGGACGTGAACTTGTTTACTTTGAAATGGATGCG ACGGGCGAACTCAATGAATACACTGAACGTTCCGAAATGCCAGCAGAAATTATGTGTATGGCTCTTGGCACCGTCCCGGAGGGCGAACAAAGATCTTGGTTTTTGGCTGTGGGTTTATCGGATAACACTGTGCGTATAATATCCTTAGATCCTAATGATTGCCTTACCCCATGTTCCATGCAAGCATTGCCATCACCCGCCGAATCATTGTGTCTCGTCGAAATGGGCCACACTGAAAGTTCAACCAGTCCAAATGACGATAATGAACGCCCAAATGCCGCGCCCACAAAGGGAACCATATACCTCAATATCGGTCTGAGCAACGGTGTTTTATTGCGTACGGTACTAGACCCTGTGTCCGGAGACTTGGCTGATACCCGTACCCGCTATTTGGGTTCGAGACCTGTTAAGCTATTTCGCATACGTATGCAGGGCTCTGAGGCTGTATTGGCAATGTCAAGTCGCTCTTGGCTGTCCTACtattatcaaaatcgtttccATCTAACGCCGCTATCATACGAAACATTGGAGTACGCTTCGGGATTTTCGAGCGAGCAGTGCAGTGAAGGTATAGTGGCAATATCTACCAACACCTTGCGTATTCTGGCGTTGGAAAAATTGGGAGCGGTTTTCAATCAAGTTTCCTTTGGCTTAGAGTATACACCTAGAGTATTTGTCATACATCCCGACACATCTCGAATGATAATTGCCGAGACCGATCACAATGCATACACGGAGGATACGAAAAATGCTCGCAAACAACAAATGGCCGAAGAAATGCGCATGGCTGCTGGCGATGAAGAGCGAGAATTGGCCAATGAAATGGCAAATGCATTTATAAATGAAGTATTACCGGAGGAAATTTTCTCAGCGCCAAAGGCAGGTGTTGGTTTATGGGCCTCACAGATCAGAGCAATTGATCCCATACAGGGTCAGACATTGTTTAAAATCCCTCTGACGCAGAATGAAGCTATATTGTCAAtggcaattttaaaatttgctgTAGCCCAGGATGGCCGCTATTATTTGGCCGTTGGCATTGCCAAAGAACTAATGTTGAATCCACGTATTACCAACGGGGGTTACATTGATGTCTATAAAATCGATCCCACCTGCTCATCATTGGAATTCATGCATCGCACTGAATTGGATGAAGTACCCGGTGCATTGTGTGCCTTTCAAGGTCGCTTATTGGCAGGATGTGGTCGCATATTGCGTATATATGACTATGGCAAGAAAAAGCTTCTACGAAAATGCGAAAACAAACATATTCCATACCAGATTGTAAATATACAAGCAATGGGTCATCGTGTCTACGTGTCGGATGTGCAGGAATCTGTGTTCTTCCTGCGTTACAAACGGGCTGAAAATCAGTTAATCATCTTTGCCGATGACACTCATCCCAGATGGGTAACGGCCACCACATTGTTGGATTATGACACCATAGCTATAGGCGATAAATTTGGCAACATGTGTATACAACGTTTACCACATTCCGTTACCGACGATGTTGATGAAGATCCAACCGGTACTAAGTCATTGTGGGATCGGGGCTTACTATCTGGCGCATCTCAAAAATCGGAAAACATTTCCACCTACAATGTAGGTGAGATTATTATGTCCTTGCAAAAAGCCACCCTAATACCGGGTGGTTCGGAAGCTATGATCTATACTACGCTGAGTGGCACAGTTGGGGCATTTGTGCCGTTTACTAGTCGCGAagattttgatttctttcaaCACCTTGAAATGCATATGCGAAATGAAAATCCTCCACTTTGTGGACGTGATCATCTTAGTTATCGCAGTGCTTACTACCCGGTGAAAAATGTTATTGATGGAGATCTTTGTGAACAATATCTCTCCATAGATCCTTCGAAGCAGAAGACTATAGCCGCAGATATGTTCCGAACGCCTAATCAGGTGTGCAAGAAATTGGAAGATATAAGAACGCGATATGCTTTCTAA
- the LOC106086937 gene encoding nucleolar protein 12 — MTRKKSLKKKVEIVFDPQKRKEFLTGFRKRKNERRKRAQQELERNLKEERKRIRLEIKDGIKHMKKSFEPLKEITEADRLNEDEYEDDDVKVKIVELSTGDLAAQRCMLGQNRADDTEESANDDGQQSETDEEECTNRIPGMDFDVNTKRKRKIEGHANSDNEDTSAEGRKKKPKLDHQNIDLKTKKELDHFKKVKTLKKIKKSKVFKMKEQLNKKANQKKARKDKNNSLKSIPTHLRKKKKYQKNPYNKGRLMNRKQLRRKNNT, encoded by the exons ATGACCAGAAAGAAGTCGCTTAAAAAGAAGGTCGAAATTGTTTTCGATCCCCAGAAAAGAAA ggAATTTCTGACGGGTTTCCGCAAACGTAAAAATGAAAGACGTAAACGTGCTCAACAGGAATTGGAACGTAATTTAAAAGAAGAACGAAAGAGGATTCGCTTGGAAATAAAGGATGGCATTAAACACatgaaaaagtcttttgaaccATTGAAAGAAATAACAGAGGCTGACAGATTAAATGAGGACGAATACGAAGATGATGATGTTAAAGTCAAAATTGTGGAATTATCCACGGGAGATTTGGCAGCGCAGCGGTGTATGTTAGGACAAAATCGTGCAGATGATACCGAAGAAAGTGCCAACGACGATGGCCAACAATCAGAAACCGATGAAGAGGAATGTACAAACCGCATTCCTGGTATGGACTTTGACGTGAATACAAAGCGGAAGCGTAAAATAGAAGGCCATGCGAATTCTGATAATGAAGATACAAGCGCTGAGGGTAGAAAGAAAAAACCCAAACTAGATCACCAAAATATAGATTTGAAAACGAAGAAGGAACTAGACCACTTTAAGAAGGTTAAAACCCTGAAGAAAATCAAGAAAAGTAAAGTCTTTAAAATGAAGGAACAGCTTAACAAAAAAGCAAATCAAAAGAAAGCGCGTAAGGACAAGAATAATTCCCTAAAGAGTATACCCACACACTTAAGGAAAAAGaagaaatatcaaaaaaatccaTATAACAAGGGAAGGCTAATGaacagaaaacaattaagaagaaaaaacaatacTTGA